Proteins found in one Channa argus isolate prfri chromosome 7, Channa argus male v1.0, whole genome shotgun sequence genomic segment:
- the si:ch211-254p10.2 gene encoding ferroportin has translation MSQQADASQCGGVVVEFESDDIRNARTKKARSIPGSALIYFKGPKFLIYVSGALSMWGDRMWHFAISVFLIELYGRNLLLTAVFGLVVAGSVLLLGALIGDWVDRNPRNKVAHASLFIQNISVTVCSIVLMLVFSYKQRIEQIWDGWLTVVCYTVVIILADVANLASTALTIAIQRDWIVVITGYNRGHLAGMNATMRRIDQVTNILAPLAVGQVMTLASNVVGCGFILGWNLVSLIVEFFFLSRVYRIVPALSVKPPAMEVDQVYLQRIERRSSQGEDNVAQPQPLTEGNCNTSLHLKEMANLPLCFQRFRCLVSTCKDGWRAYYRQPVFLAGMGLAFLYTTVLGFDCITTGYAYTQGISGSLLSLLMGVSAITGLMGTVMFTRLRKTYGLVNTGIISSCLHLGCLLLCVCSVFAPGSPMDLSLLMPYITFNSSIDFGGMASQRQKHTNSLRGGSNQPLLPDRSSIHWTNNTVLFDNAPSGTAPESYISIILLFLGVITARIGLWSFDLTVTQLLQENICESERGVVNGVQSSMNYLMDLLHFVMVISAPQPQHFGILVIISVIFITTGHTMYFLYAHKAQKKRTLDT, from the exons ATGTCCCAGCAAGCAGATGCCTCCCAGTGTGGGGGGGTTGTGGTCGAATTTGAGTCTGATGACATTAGGAATGCGAGAACTAAAAAAGCTAGGAGTATACCAG GTTCAGCTCTTATCTACTTCAAGGGTCCCAAGTTTCTCATCTATGTCAGTGGAGCATTGTCAATGTGG ggCGACCGCATGTGGCACTTTGCGATCTCCGTGTTCCTGATTGAGCTTTATGGCCGCAACCTGTTGCTGACTGCAGTGTTTGGATTGGTGGTGGCTGGGTCAGTGCTCCTCTTAGGGGCTTTGATTGGAGACTGGGTTGATCGCAATCCCAGGAATAAAG TTGCACATGCGTCTCTTTTCATTCAGAACATCTCAGTGACAGTATGTAGCATTGTACTTATGTTGGTGTTCTCATATAAGCAAAGGATCGAACAGATCTGGGATGGATGGCTTACT GTGGTTTGTTATACGGTGGTGATCATCCTGGCAGATGTGGCAAACCTTGCAAGCACAGCACTAACCATTGCCATTCAGAGGGACTGGATTGTGGTTATCACTGGCTACAACCGAGGTCACCTAGCTG GAATGAATGCAACCATGAGGCGTATAGATCAGGTGACTAACATCCTGGCCCCACTCGCAGTGGGACAGGTCATGACCTTGGCTTCCAACGTGGTTGGCTGCGGCTTTATCCTGGGCTGGAACCTTGTGTCTCTCATCGTGGAGTTCTTCTTCTTGTCACGGGTGTATCGCATTGTCCCTGCTCTTTCAGTCAAACCGCCAGCGATGGAGGTGGatcaggtgtatctgcagaggATCGAGAGGAGAAGCTCACAAG GGGAAGATAATGTTGCCCAACCTCAACCTCTGACAGAAGGAAACTGCAACACCAGCCTGCACCTTAAAGAAATGGCCAACCTGCCACTGTGTTTCCAGAGGTTTCGCTGTCTGGTGAGCACCTGTAAGGATGGCTGGAGGGCCTACTATCGCCAGCCTGTCTTCCTAGCAGGAATGGGTCTGGCTTTTCTTTACACAACAGTTCTGGGCTTTGACTGCATCACCACTGGTTATGCATACACTCAGGGAATAAGTGGCTCGCTCCTTAGTCTGCTGATGGGTGTATCAGCCATCACAGGGCTTATGGGCACTGTAATGTTCACAAGGCTCAGAAAAACCTATGGCCTGGTTAATACAGGCATCATCTCAAGCTGCCTCCATCTGGGCTgcttgctgctgtgtgtgtgctctgtgtTTGCCCCTGGCAGCCCAATGGATCTTAGTTTGCTGATGCCCTATATTACCTTCAACTCATCTATTGACTTTGGAGGGATGGCAAGCCAaaggcaaaaacacaccaaTTCTCTGAGGGGAGGCAGCAATCAGCCACTGCTACCCGACCGTTCCTCCATTCACTGGACCAACAACACTGTGCTTTTTGACAATGCGCCCTCTGGCACAGCACCAGAATCTTACATATCCATTATCCTGCTGTTCTTGGGAGTCATCACAGCACGCATAG GGCTCTGGTCCTTCGATCTGACAGTGACCCAACTTCTGCAGGAGAACATCTGTGAGTCAGAGAGAGGTGTAGTAAATGGCGTGCAGAGCTCTATGAATTACCTGATGGACCTGCTTCACTTCGTCATGGTGATCTCTGCTCCACAGCCACAGCACTTTGGCATCCTAGTAATCATTTCTGTAATATTCATTACCACTGGGCACACTATGTACTTCTTGTATGCACACAAAGCTCAGAAAAAACGCACCCTTGACACTTAG
- the LOC137130048 gene encoding sodium-dependent neutral amino acid transporter B(0)AT3-like isoform X2, which produces MMDEDAGIVEQHRIKERPEWDNKIQYLLTCIGFAVGLGNVWRFPYLCQIYGGGAFLIPYVIALVFEGLPLLHMELAIGQRLRSGSIGVWSSISPYLGGLGVASLIVSFLVGLFYNMILAWILWYFFHSFQSPLPWRDCPLNLNHTGYVTECEKSSPVNYFWYRETLNITPNIKTSGSLQWWLVLCLATAWCLIYICFIRGIETIGKWETLKNPMVWLDAATQIFFSLSLAFGGLIAFSSYNSDKNNCEKDALIVGCVNSFTSIYASIPIFAILGFKANENYNDCRNWNILRLTNAFNIGDENITLENYDDWFKYLNTTDPSEVESLNLKTCDLQIFLDESASGTGLAFIVFTEAVIKMPGSQVWAVLFFVMLFSLGLSSMFGSLEGVLTPLLDLHMVPPWIPKEIFTGLICLTSFTVGLIFTLGSGNYWLEIFNSYVGSMPLLIIAFFEIVSVVYIYGIKRFNDDIEYMTGRRPNMYWQVTWRFISPFMLLVVFVAYVVIEVKKWPTYKAWNPNNVNFPLADVQHYSEGVFVICVFLSVLPVISIPLVAVSKFVGFLKKYIINQHHQNPYAK; this is translated from the exons ATGATGGACGAAGACGCTGGAATTGTTGAGCAACATAGGATCAAAGAAAGACCAGAATGGGACAATAAAATTCAATATTTGCTAACCTGCATAGGTTTTGCTGTTGGACTTGGTAATGTGTGGAGATTTCCATATTTGTGTCAAATCTATGGCGGAG gagcaTTCCTGATACCTTATGTGATTGCCTTGGTGTTTGAGGGACTTCCTCTGCTGCACATGGAACTGGCCATTGGACAACGACTGCGTTCGGGGAGTATTGGAGTGTGGAGCTCAATCTCTCCATATCTAGGAGGTTTAG GTGTGGCTTCCTTAATAGTGTCCTTCCTAGTTGGTTTGTTCTACAATATGATCTTGGCTTGGATCCTCTGGTACTTCTTCCATTCTTTTCAAAGTCCACTGCCCTGGAGGGACTGCCCATTAAACCTGAATCATACTG GCTATGTAACTGAATGTGAAAAGAGCTCACCAGTGAACTATTTTTGGTATCGTGAAACACTGAACATAACACCAAACATCAAGACAAGTGGGTCCTTACAGTGGTGGCTTGTGCTTTGTCTAGCAACTGCTTGGTGCCTCATATACATCTGCTTCATACGTGGAATTGAAACTATTGGAAAG TGGGAAACCTTGAAAAATCCTATGGTCTGGTTAGACGCGGCCACTCagatctttttctctttgtctctggcCTTTGGAGGACTTATTGCTTTTTCCAGTTACAATTCTGATAA gaaTAATTGTGAGAAAGATGCTCTAATTGTAGGATGTGTGAACAGTTTTACATCTATATATGCATCAATTCCTATTTTTGCAATTCTTGGatttaaagcaaatgaaaactaCAATGACTGCAGAAATTG GAACATACTAAGATTGACAAATGCATTTAACATTGGGGATGAAAACATAACTCTTGAAAATTATGATGACTGGTTTAAATATCTCAATACAACTGATCCCTCAGAGGTTGAAAGCCTTAATCTGAAAACTTGTGATCTACAGATCTTTCTGGATGAG AGCGCCTCTGGAACCGGGCTGGCCTTCATTGTGTTTACGGAGGCAGTAATAAAAATGCCCGGCTCTCAGGTGTGGGCAGTGCTATTCTTTGTAATGCTATTCAGCCTGGGCCTGTCCTCCATGTTTGGGAGTCTGGAGGGGGTCCTTACTCCTCTGCTGGACTTGCACATGGTTCCACCATGGATTCCTAAGGAAATTTTCACTG gATTAATCTGTCTCACCTCTTTTACTGTGGGCCTCATCTTTACTTTGGGCTCTGGAAATTATTGGCTGGAGATTTTCAACAGCTATGTGGGATCCATGCCTCTGCTTATCATAGCATTCTTTGAGATCGTCAGTGTGGTGTACATCTATGGAATAAAAAG GTTTAATGATGACATTGAATATATGACAGGTCGGAGACCAAACATGTATTGGCAGGTCACCTGGCGCTTCATTAGCCCTTTCATGCTCTTGGTGGTGTTTGTGGCATATGTTGTGATCGAAGTTAAAAAATGGCCAACATATAAAGCCTGGAACCCAAATAAC GTGAACTTCCCGCTTGCTGATGTCCAGCACTATTCTGAAGGGGTCTTTGTCATCTGTGTGTTCTTATCCGTTCTTCCTGTTATCTCCATACCTCTTGTGGCTGTCTCCAAATTTGTGGGCTTCCTGAAGAAGTACATCATAAACCAGCACCACCAAAATCCATATGCAAAATAG
- the LOC137130048 gene encoding sodium-dependent neutral amino acid transporter B(0)AT3-like isoform X1 — protein sequence MMDEDAGIVEQHRIKERPEWDNKIQYLLTCIGFAVGLGNVWRFPYLCQIYGGGAFLIPYVIALVFEGLPLLHMELAIGQRLRSGSIGVWSSISPYLGGLGVASLIVSFLVGLFYNMILAWILWYFFHSFQSPLPWRDCPLNLNHTGYVTECEKSSPVNYFWYRETLNITPNIKTSGSLQWWLVLCLATAWCLIYICFIRGIETIGKAIYITVTFPYLVLTIFLVRALTLSGAADGLMYLFTPNWETLKNPMVWLDAATQIFFSLSLAFGGLIAFSSYNSDKNNCEKDALIVGCVNSFTSIYASIPIFAILGFKANENYNDCRNWNILRLTNAFNIGDENITLENYDDWFKYLNTTDPSEVESLNLKTCDLQIFLDESASGTGLAFIVFTEAVIKMPGSQVWAVLFFVMLFSLGLSSMFGSLEGVLTPLLDLHMVPPWIPKEIFTGLICLTSFTVGLIFTLGSGNYWLEIFNSYVGSMPLLIIAFFEIVSVVYIYGIKRFNDDIEYMTGRRPNMYWQVTWRFISPFMLLVVFVAYVVIEVKKWPTYKAWNPNNVNFPLADVQHYSEGVFVICVFLSVLPVISIPLVAVSKFVGFLKKYIINQHHQNPYAK from the exons ATGATGGACGAAGACGCTGGAATTGTTGAGCAACATAGGATCAAAGAAAGACCAGAATGGGACAATAAAATTCAATATTTGCTAACCTGCATAGGTTTTGCTGTTGGACTTGGTAATGTGTGGAGATTTCCATATTTGTGTCAAATCTATGGCGGAG gagcaTTCCTGATACCTTATGTGATTGCCTTGGTGTTTGAGGGACTTCCTCTGCTGCACATGGAACTGGCCATTGGACAACGACTGCGTTCGGGGAGTATTGGAGTGTGGAGCTCAATCTCTCCATATCTAGGAGGTTTAG GTGTGGCTTCCTTAATAGTGTCCTTCCTAGTTGGTTTGTTCTACAATATGATCTTGGCTTGGATCCTCTGGTACTTCTTCCATTCTTTTCAAAGTCCACTGCCCTGGAGGGACTGCCCATTAAACCTGAATCATACTG GCTATGTAACTGAATGTGAAAAGAGCTCACCAGTGAACTATTTTTGGTATCGTGAAACACTGAACATAACACCAAACATCAAGACAAGTGGGTCCTTACAGTGGTGGCTTGTGCTTTGTCTAGCAACTGCTTGGTGCCTCATATACATCTGCTTCATACGTGGAATTGAAACTATTGGAAAG GCTATTTATATTACAGTCACCTTTCCATATCTGGTTTTGACCATTTTCTTAGTCAGAGCCTTGACTCTGTCTGGAGCAGCTGATGGATTAATGTATCTTTTCACTCCAAAT TGGGAAACCTTGAAAAATCCTATGGTCTGGTTAGACGCGGCCACTCagatctttttctctttgtctctggcCTTTGGAGGACTTATTGCTTTTTCCAGTTACAATTCTGATAA gaaTAATTGTGAGAAAGATGCTCTAATTGTAGGATGTGTGAACAGTTTTACATCTATATATGCATCAATTCCTATTTTTGCAATTCTTGGatttaaagcaaatgaaaactaCAATGACTGCAGAAATTG GAACATACTAAGATTGACAAATGCATTTAACATTGGGGATGAAAACATAACTCTTGAAAATTATGATGACTGGTTTAAATATCTCAATACAACTGATCCCTCAGAGGTTGAAAGCCTTAATCTGAAAACTTGTGATCTACAGATCTTTCTGGATGAG AGCGCCTCTGGAACCGGGCTGGCCTTCATTGTGTTTACGGAGGCAGTAATAAAAATGCCCGGCTCTCAGGTGTGGGCAGTGCTATTCTTTGTAATGCTATTCAGCCTGGGCCTGTCCTCCATGTTTGGGAGTCTGGAGGGGGTCCTTACTCCTCTGCTGGACTTGCACATGGTTCCACCATGGATTCCTAAGGAAATTTTCACTG gATTAATCTGTCTCACCTCTTTTACTGTGGGCCTCATCTTTACTTTGGGCTCTGGAAATTATTGGCTGGAGATTTTCAACAGCTATGTGGGATCCATGCCTCTGCTTATCATAGCATTCTTTGAGATCGTCAGTGTGGTGTACATCTATGGAATAAAAAG GTTTAATGATGACATTGAATATATGACAGGTCGGAGACCAAACATGTATTGGCAGGTCACCTGGCGCTTCATTAGCCCTTTCATGCTCTTGGTGGTGTTTGTGGCATATGTTGTGATCGAAGTTAAAAAATGGCCAACATATAAAGCCTGGAACCCAAATAAC GTGAACTTCCCGCTTGCTGATGTCCAGCACTATTCTGAAGGGGTCTTTGTCATCTGTGTGTTCTTATCCGTTCTTCCTGTTATCTCCATACCTCTTGTGGCTGTCTCCAAATTTGTGGGCTTCCTGAAGAAGTACATCATAAACCAGCACCACCAAAATCCATATGCAAAATAG